GATGTATTTTCCAGGCGATCCGCTGCTCGCTGCAGACCCCCTCTGGAATTCGATCGCGGATGAGAACGCGAGGAGTCGACTGGTGAGTGCGTTCGACTGGGAGACAACCTCGCCGGGATATGCGCTTGGATATTGCTTTAACATCGTGCTGCGCGGGCGCGAGCAGACACCGATGGAGGAGTGACGTGCGACTTGCCGCGACACCGTCGCAAACCGTTGGGCCGTTCTTCGCGATTGGCATGCACACCGTCGACATCGCATTCGAACCCGCTGGTGAACGGTTGACCATTCAAGGTCGGGTGCTCGACGGAGACGGTAACGGGGTAAATGACGCTGTCATCGAGACCTGGCAGACGGATTCTGCTGGCCGCTACGCGGACCGTTCTTCGCGTGGTTGGGGCCGGGTGGTTACCGACGCTTCCGGAACGTTCCGGTTCTCGACCACCAAGCCCGGTCGACTGATGGGCGTGGGCGATGTGGTCCATGCGCCACACATCGCGGTCGCTATTTTCGCGCGTGGCCTTCTCAAACATCTCTTCACCAGAATCTACTTCCCCGACGAACCATCAAACGCGACTGACCATATACTTGCCTTGGTGCCAGACGACCGCCGAACGACCCTGATCGCTCGACCATCCGGTCCCAACCGTTTCGAATGGAACATTGTCCTCCAGGGCAAGGATGAGACTGCGTTTTTTGAGTTCTGAGGCATGAGTGCTCACCCACCTCTGCTCGATCCACTGTTCCGTGGGCCGATTGCGGTTCTCTTCAACGACGACCATCGCTTGCAGCGGATGCTCGATTTCGAGGCGGCGCTTTCGCGGGCGGAGGCTAAGGCGGAGGTAATTCCGGCAGCCGCCGTGCCGCTGGTCGAAGCGAAGTGCCGGTCCGAGTTGTTCGACTTTCAAGCGCTAGCGAATGCTGCGGCGAGCGCGGGCAACCTCGCGATACCGATGGTCCAGCAGCTCACCGCTTTGGTGGCAGCTGAAGATCCGGGGGCGGCAAGATTTGTCCACTGGGGCGCGACTAGCCAGGACGTCATCGACACGGGATTGGTACTGCAACTCCGGGAGGCGCTCAATTGGATGGAGCCTCAGCTTCATGCCCTCGGTAATTCAATTG
This genomic stretch from Candidatus Binataceae bacterium harbors:
- the pcaG gene encoding protocatechuate 3,4-dioxygenase subunit alpha yields the protein MRLAATPSQTVGPFFAIGMHTVDIAFEPAGERLTIQGRVLDGDGNGVNDAVIETWQTDSAGRYADRSSRGWGRVVTDASGTFRFSTTKPGRLMGVGDVVHAPHIAVAIFARGLLKHLFTRIYFPDEPSNATDHILALVPDDRRTTLIARPSGPNRFEWNIVLQGKDETAFFEF